The Pedobacter roseus genome contains a region encoding:
- a CDS encoding winged helix-turn-helix transcriptional regulator, with the protein MENKLYHAECGVNAAIALFSGRWKVIILHMLSKNTRRFGEIQARIPAVSKKVLTEQLKELEADGLISRKEYKELPPRVEYALTHFGKSLCPLLADIAAWKRKTIL; encoded by the coding sequence ATGGAAAATAAACTATACCATGCTGAATGTGGTGTTAATGCAGCGATAGCGCTGTTTTCAGGGCGATGGAAAGTGATAATTTTACACATGCTTTCCAAAAATACCAGACGTTTTGGTGAGATCCAGGCTAGGATACCTGCTGTTTCAAAAAAGGTGCTAACCGAACAATTGAAAGAACTTGAAGCTGATGGATTAATCAGTAGGAAGGAATATAAAGAGCTTCCGCCCCGGGTTGAGTATGCACTCACTCATTTTGGAAAAAGTCTCTGCCCTTTGTTAGCTGATATAGCAGCTTGGAAAAGAAAAACCATTTTATAA
- a CDS encoding alkaline phosphatase family protein, which produces MRRINAFIAILTIGFLINTGKTFSQIKDKPYVIFISADGFRYDYATKFNASNLLRLSSGGVKAKRMVPSYPSVTRPNHYSLVTGLYPGHTGIAGNTFYDPKSKTTFNKAEGKWFTSQSIWQTASKSDVITANINYPDARTITKGMKDVYQIQKSKEITIDDQLDAIQEWLKMPEGKRPHLITLYFNDADHQGHIYGPEAVEVADAAKKIDDNIGRIDALVKSIGLPVDIIFVSDHGMIDIDKSNIIPIPTAVDTMKFVVNNQNSLVNIFAKDPSFVMNTYRDLLSKEKNEYKVYLNSNLPQNWFYGGNDDKHGRAGDIILVAQYPKTFNNKAGKGMHGFDPEKVAEMGASFMAWGPSFKKGIIIEQFKNVEVYHLLSTMLRLQINMNDAKGMLSREILN; this is translated from the coding sequence ATGCGAAGAATTAATGCTTTTATTGCCATTCTAACTATCGGTTTCTTAATAAATACAGGTAAAACATTTTCACAAATTAAGGATAAACCATACGTTATTTTTATCAGTGCAGATGGCTTCCGTTATGATTATGCTACAAAATTCAATGCGAGTAACTTACTTCGTTTATCTTCTGGAGGTGTAAAGGCAAAGCGTATGGTACCATCCTATCCTTCAGTAACCCGCCCGAACCACTATTCTCTTGTTACAGGATTGTATCCCGGTCATACGGGGATTGCAGGTAATACTTTCTACGACCCTAAAAGTAAGACGACATTCAATAAAGCAGAAGGCAAATGGTTTACCAGTCAATCAATCTGGCAAACTGCAAGTAAAAGTGACGTAATTACAGCGAATATCAATTACCCTGATGCCCGTACCATTACAAAAGGTATGAAAGACGTTTATCAAATACAAAAATCGAAAGAAATAACAATTGATGATCAACTCGATGCAATTCAGGAATGGTTAAAAATGCCAGAGGGGAAAAGGCCGCATTTAATTACCTTATATTTTAATGACGCTGACCATCAGGGACATATTTACGGTCCTGAAGCAGTCGAGGTAGCGGATGCAGCAAAAAAAATTGATGACAACATTGGCCGTATTGATGCTTTAGTAAAGTCAATAGGATTACCGGTTGATATCATTTTTGTATCAGATCATGGTATGATCGACATTGATAAAAGTAATATAATACCAATTCCGACTGCTGTTGATACAATGAAATTTGTAGTCAATAACCAAAATTCTCTTGTAAATATATTCGCTAAAGATCCATCTTTTGTCATGAACACCTATCGGGATTTATTAAGTAAAGAAAAAAACGAGTATAAAGTGTATTTGAATTCCAACCTTCCTCAAAATTGGTTTTATGGCGGTAATGACGATAAACATGGACGTGCGGGAGACATAATTTTAGTTGCACAGTATCCTAAAACTTTTAATAATAAAGCCGGTAAAGGGATGCATGGCTTTGACCCTGAAAAAGTTGCAGAAATGGGTGCTTCTTTTATGGCTTGGGGACCATCATTTAAAAAAGGGATTATAATTGAGCAATTTAAGAATGTGGAAGTATACCACTTGTTATCTACAATGTTAAGGCTTCAAATTAATATGAATGACGCAAAAGGTATGCTATCAAGAGAAATATTAAATTAG
- a CDS encoding VOC family protein: MLVYFRKFEGKTILLSGLKNKKFYHAREVQIAKNLTFNTFTYNQVKIYIMNIKYAHTNIITKDWKELARFYEIVFNCIAVPPIRNYQGEWLEKGTGVFNANLQGVQLRLPGYGDNGPTLEIYQYSEMINAERHLANQKGFGHIAFNVEDIAGVLAIALKNGASKIGELSEHHFDNIGVFRFIYISDPDGNIIELLNWS, from the coding sequence TTGTTAGTTTATTTCAGGAAATTTGAAGGCAAAACAATACTTTTAAGTGGCTTAAAGAACAAAAAATTTTATCACGCCAGAGAAGTACAAATTGCAAAAAATCTTACCTTTAATACCTTTACGTACAATCAAGTCAAAATTTACATCATGAACATAAAGTATGCGCATACCAACATTATAACAAAGGATTGGAAGGAACTTGCACGTTTCTATGAAATCGTGTTTAATTGTATAGCGGTTCCACCTATACGAAACTATCAAGGGGAATGGCTTGAAAAAGGCACCGGTGTCTTTAATGCTAATTTACAAGGAGTACAGTTACGGCTACCTGGCTATGGGGATAATGGACCGACATTAGAGATCTATCAGTATTCAGAAATGATTAATGCTGAAAGACACTTAGCTAATCAAAAAGGATTTGGACATATCGCATTTAATGTAGAGGATATTGCGGGGGTTTTAGCAATAGCATTAAAGAATGGAGCATCGAAAATTGGAGAGCTAAGCGAACATCATTTTGATAATATCGGTGTATTTAGGTTTATTTACATCTCAGACCCGGACGGGAATATAATAGAACTCCTAAACTGGAGTTGA
- a CDS encoding lysozyme inhibitor LprI family protein — MKKLYQSQIFLFAFVVMTMLFIAPNFAQSQTAMNIKAYSDFKKADMELNAVYQKILKSYSRETTFIKKFRNAQRLWIQLRDAELAAKYPNSGTYGSVAPMCESIYLETLTKDRIEFLNIWVTGIEEGEVCLGSVRMKS, encoded by the coding sequence ATGAAAAAGCTGTACCAATCCCAGATTTTCCTATTTGCTTTTGTCGTCATGACTATGCTCTTTATCGCTCCGAATTTTGCACAGTCGCAAACCGCCATGAATATCAAGGCCTATTCGGACTTTAAAAAGGCAGATATGGAACTAAATGCCGTATACCAAAAGATCCTAAAAAGCTATTCCAGGGAAACTACTTTCATTAAAAAATTCAGGAATGCACAGCGGCTCTGGATCCAACTTCGTGATGCAGAACTGGCTGCAAAATACCCTAACAGCGGAACCTACGGTTCGGTGGCCCCCATGTGCGAATCGATATATCTAGAAACGCTGACTAAAGACCGGATTGAATTTTTAAATATATGGGTTACCGGAATCGAAGAAGGTGAAGTTTGTCTGGGCTCGGTCAGGATGAAATCATAG
- a CDS encoding toprim domain-containing protein, whose protein sequence is MEENRIDLKSLKEGTDLVLLLSKLGFEPIKRSGGELFYLSMLRDNDTSPSFCVNEKLGIWYDHGLAKGGTVVDFALAYWPGLDFRQAMEKLISHAGGSGLGPLAARPRQAELPMRHPSYLIRETRPIGTKAAISDFLSGRGILKVAPPYLREVYYSVKKEGEKRMELFAAGWQNGLGGWEVRSKNFKGCLGKKSMSFISGSGSSLAVFEGMMDFLSWKLDYPQATSSALILNSVAFLKPAILMAGDYHSVELYFDHDLSGRKASGEFLKSHSGAVDRSEIYRGYNDYNEMTQHSISPGKQSITQKENLPFKSKTR, encoded by the coding sequence ATGGAAGAGAACAGAATTGACCTTAAATCCCTAAAGGAAGGGACCGACCTTGTCCTGCTCCTGTCGAAGCTTGGCTTTGAACCCATCAAACGTTCGGGCGGAGAACTTTTTTATCTCTCCATGCTCAGGGACAACGATACCTCGCCATCTTTCTGCGTTAATGAAAAGCTGGGCATCTGGTATGATCACGGGCTGGCAAAGGGAGGGACCGTGGTCGATTTCGCGCTCGCCTATTGGCCCGGGCTTGACTTCCGCCAGGCAATGGAAAAACTCATTTCCCACGCCGGGGGAAGCGGGCTGGGGCCCTTAGCGGCAAGGCCCCGGCAGGCCGAGCTGCCCATGCGCCACCCTTCTTACCTTATCCGGGAGACAAGGCCGATAGGCACTAAGGCTGCAATCAGCGATTTTCTCTCCGGCAGGGGAATCCTCAAGGTCGCCCCTCCCTATCTCAGGGAAGTATATTACAGCGTCAAAAAAGAAGGGGAAAAACGCATGGAGCTTTTTGCCGCAGGATGGCAGAACGGGCTGGGGGGATGGGAGGTGAGAAGTAAAAACTTTAAAGGCTGTCTGGGCAAAAAATCAATGAGCTTTATTAGCGGCAGCGGCAGCTCTCTGGCCGTATTTGAGGGCATGATGGATTTTTTGAGCTGGAAGCTCGATTATCCGCAGGCTACTTCTAGTGCACTTATTTTGAACTCGGTTGCTTTTTTAAAGCCGGCAATACTTATGGCAGGGGACTACCACAGCGTGGAGCTGTATTTTGACCATGACCTTTCGGGACGAAAGGCAAGCGGAGAATTTCTGAAAAGCCATTCAGGTGCGGTCGACCGCTCAGAAATATACCGGGGCTACAACGACTACAACGAAATGACCCAGCACTCGATTAGCCCCGGAAAGCAGTCCATCACCCAAAAAGAAAATCTCCCTTTTAAAAGCAAAACCAGATAG
- a CDS encoding relaxase/mobilization nuclease domain-containing protein, which translates to MSAMIVRLFTTSKGFPAIRYNMEKVSRGEAELLCRKNLEIFDGFERLKTADLEHYFGAVASLNSRSRFDQFHAVLSVRGDSMGQARFAEISHSWMEKMGYASQPYLVFFHSDTHNAHVHILSTDVRLDGSKIPDGFDRVRAIGHLNRICGIDEQESFKKDLSRLLSYRCSSTSQLKALLGNSGYHFFSYQGNFLIRRYGKTLMRINAAGLQARLSQSFRDVQGSAGVRKIILAAMDTHSAMPEPIYQQASGKQWRRISGYRSELADFLMRSEGLEICYHFSRAGVTGLSLIDHRDCRLFDAEEIMPLSLFLASGQPSYQHSRPRFLGR; encoded by the coding sequence ATGAGCGCAATGATTGTGAGGCTTTTCACCACCTCAAAGGGATTTCCGGCCATCCGCTACAACATGGAAAAGGTATCGAGGGGAGAGGCTGAGCTGCTCTGCCGAAAAAACCTTGAAATCTTTGATGGCTTCGAGCGGTTAAAGACAGCTGACCTGGAACATTATTTTGGCGCGGTAGCCTCGCTGAATTCCAGAAGCCGCTTTGACCAGTTCCATGCGGTGCTTTCTGTGCGCGGAGATAGCATGGGCCAGGCCCGCTTTGCAGAGATATCCCATTCCTGGATGGAGAAGATGGGATATGCCAGCCAGCCTTACCTGGTTTTTTTTCACAGTGATACCCATAACGCGCACGTGCATATCCTCTCTACCGATGTTCGGCTTGACGGCTCAAAGATTCCCGATGGGTTTGACCGCGTGCGGGCGATCGGGCACCTCAACCGGATTTGCGGGATAGATGAGCAGGAAAGTTTTAAAAAAGACCTTTCACGCCTGCTTTCCTACCGTTGCAGCTCTACCTCTCAGCTAAAGGCTTTGTTGGGGAATTCCGGATACCATTTTTTTTCCTACCAGGGCAATTTTCTGATCCGCCGTTACGGAAAAACGCTCATGCGCATCAATGCTGCCGGACTGCAGGCCCGCCTGAGCCAGTCTTTCAGGGATGTGCAGGGCAGCGCTGGGGTCAGGAAGATTATTTTAGCAGCGATGGATACCCATAGTGCAATGCCGGAGCCCATCTATCAGCAGGCAAGCGGAAAACAGTGGCGCAGGATCTCGGGATACCGCTCAGAGCTTGCAGATTTTCTGATGCGGAGTGAGGGACTGGAAATCTGTTACCATTTTTCAAGGGCCGGAGTTACCGGCCTGAGCCTGATCGATCACCGGGACTGCCGGCTTTTCGATGCCGAGGAAATTATGCCCTTATCGCTGTTTCTGGCATCCGGCCAGCCCTCATATCAGCATTCCCGTCCGCGCTTTTTGGGGAGGTAG
- a CDS encoding DUF4134 family protein yields MKPTRNAKGINRATALLLSGLFPLHCIAQSPPGIGEFYQAGREIQGYYYSFSDLSMVLGAIMGLLGGLRVYLNWQTSRHHIDAQVMGWFFASLFLLLTGVFLRGLFGL; encoded by the coding sequence ATGAAGCCTACCAGAAATGCAAAGGGGATAAACAGGGCTACTGCGCTGCTGTTGTCGGGGCTCTTCCCGCTGCATTGCATCGCCCAAAGCCCGCCCGGGATCGGGGAATTTTATCAGGCAGGCAGGGAGATACAGGGTTACTACTACAGCTTTTCCGACCTGAGTATGGTCCTGGGTGCCATCATGGGGCTGCTCGGTGGACTCAGGGTCTACCTCAACTGGCAGACTTCCAGGCACCATATCGATGCGCAGGTCATGGGCTGGTTTTTTGCCAGTCTTTTTCTTTTGCTCACCGGGGTTTTCCTGCGTGGGCTCTTTGGCCTCTAG
- a CDS encoding DUF4134 domain-containing protein, whose amino-acid sequence MKNKLKQVFLLAAMLPLSLSLHAQGGGTTGINAATSSLASYVDPVSNLILGIGAVVGLIGGVMVYIKWNSGDRDISKEVMSWGGSCIFLVLVSVVIKAFFGV is encoded by the coding sequence ATGAAAAATAAACTAAAACAGGTTTTCCTTCTGGCGGCCATGCTGCCGCTTTCCCTGTCCCTACATGCTCAAGGGGGCGGAACTACCGGGATCAATGCAGCCACCTCTTCACTGGCCAGCTATGTCGACCCGGTCAGTAACCTGATTCTGGGGATCGGGGCAGTCGTGGGGCTGATCGGCGGGGTAATGGTGTATATCAAGTGGAATTCAGGGGATCGGGACATCAGTAAAGAGGTGATGAGCTGGGGCGGCTCCTGCATTTTTCTGGTACTGGTATCGGTGGTGATCAAGGCTTTTTTTGGGGTATGA
- a CDS encoding TraG family conjugative transposon ATPase — translation MNALIEQYMRYNMDVVIVDTGHSYSGLCRYFGGRYLTYSEQQPITMNPFKISREEYNLEKKDFLKTLICLLFRGSGGEVSQLEDTVISSVITAYYGDFFSSDLEDKQLCFDSFYHFSLSEISRVMACDQVGFDLEGYRYVLKKFCSGGEFGELLNQDVDSSLFSERLVIFEIDAIREHKVLFPIVTLIIMDVFLQKMRHRSHQRKALILEEAWKAVASPIMASYLLYMYKTVRKFWGEAIVVTQELNDIIGNPVIKDSIISNSDTVCLLDQGKFRDNYGQIASLLSLSETEQNKIFTINRLDNRQGRSRFKEVYIKRGASGEVYGVEVSLAQYLVFSTEKPEKLALESYISRYGSLREGLNAFISELKSSSLSLEEFVRRVNTANQNH, via the coding sequence ATGAACGCGCTCATCGAGCAGTATATGCGCTACAATATGGACGTGGTGATTGTCGATACCGGGCATTCCTACAGCGGGCTGTGCAGATACTTTGGGGGACGTTACCTTACCTATTCAGAACAGCAGCCCATCACGATGAATCCTTTCAAGATTTCCAGGGAAGAATATAACCTGGAAAAAAAGGATTTTTTAAAGACGCTGATCTGCCTGCTTTTCCGCGGGAGCGGCGGAGAGGTCTCCCAGCTCGAGGACACGGTGATCTCCAGCGTGATCACTGCCTATTACGGGGATTTCTTCTCATCGGACCTTGAGGATAAGCAGCTTTGCTTTGATTCCTTTTACCATTTTTCCCTTTCAGAGATTTCAAGGGTCATGGCCTGCGATCAGGTGGGCTTTGATTTGGAAGGGTATCGTTATGTACTCAAAAAGTTCTGCAGCGGTGGAGAGTTCGGTGAGCTGCTCAACCAGGATGTGGACAGCTCGCTGTTTTCAGAGCGTCTGGTCATCTTTGAAATCGACGCTATCCGCGAGCATAAGGTGCTCTTTCCCATCGTCACGCTGATTATCATGGATGTTTTCCTGCAGAAAATGAGGCACAGGAGCCACCAGCGCAAAGCGCTGATTCTAGAAGAGGCATGGAAGGCGGTCGCCTCCCCGATAATGGCCTCTTACCTGCTTTATATGTACAAAACGGTCAGGAAATTCTGGGGGGAGGCGATCGTGGTCACCCAGGAACTCAATGATATTATCGGTAACCCGGTCATCAAGGACAGCATCATTAGCAACTCTGATACCGTGTGCCTGCTTGACCAGGGTAAGTTCAGGGACAATTACGGCCAGATTGCTTCCCTTTTATCCCTGTCGGAGACCGAGCAGAATAAAATTTTTACCATTAACCGGCTGGATAACCGGCAAGGCAGATCAAGGTTCAAGGAAGTGTACATCAAAAGGGGGGCAAGCGGGGAAGTATACGGAGTTGAAGTCTCGCTCGCCCAGTACCTGGTTTTCTCCACCGAGAAACCTGAAAAACTTGCCCTTGAAAGTTATATATCCCGTTATGGCTCCCTGCGTGAAGGATTAAATGCCTTTATTTCGGAGCTGAAGTCCTCTTCGCTTTCCCTGGAAGAATTTGTCCGCAGGGTCAATACCGCAAACCAAAACCATTAA